The Niastella koreensis GR20-10 genome includes a window with the following:
- a CDS encoding PorP/SprF family type IX secretion system membrane protein — MRLRKFYIAIILCTLLKTAVAQDPNFSQFFVSPLTLNPALTGKFNGDFRIAGNYRDQWPAISKAFVTSTVSFDAPILRNKISDLDTWGVGVLAMTDKTANGILSTNLLSVSTSYHKGIDEDGLNSIGIGFQGTYNTKRLDGTKLNFEDELDQFGGWTNPSGETVNDRQINLSYFDVSVGALFNGSTDGYNNYYFGVSGYHLNKPRESFTGDIFYTLNPRVTVNAGGSIPFADNTRNIYISTLFSRQAGATNVVAGGAVGFNMNEDEDNPTSFYAGLWTRFNNVNDALIPYVGLEFSGFRLGASYDVNVSSLKAASQSRGGIEISLIFIKRPPGYKGIPCPHF; from the coding sequence ATGCGACTGAGGAAATTTTATATTGCGATCATACTTTGCACCCTGCTGAAGACTGCGGTAGCACAAGACCCCAATTTTTCACAATTCTTCGTTTCTCCCCTTACATTGAACCCTGCTTTGACCGGTAAATTCAACGGTGATTTCCGCATTGCCGGTAACTACCGGGACCAATGGCCTGCAATCAGTAAGGCTTTTGTTACCTCAACAGTATCGTTCGACGCGCCTATTTTACGTAACAAGATCTCAGATCTGGATACGTGGGGTGTAGGGGTGCTGGCAATGACAGATAAAACAGCTAACGGTATCCTATCCACTAATTTACTCTCCGTATCGACGTCCTATCACAAAGGGATCGACGAAGATGGGTTGAACTCGATCGGGATCGGTTTTCAGGGTACTTACAATACAAAACGGCTCGATGGTACCAAACTGAACTTTGAAGATGAGCTGGACCAGTTTGGCGGCTGGACCAACCCCAGTGGTGAAACCGTTAATGACCGTCAGATAAACCTGAGTTATTTCGACGTGTCGGTTGGCGCCCTGTTCAATGGCTCTACCGATGGTTATAACAACTACTACTTCGGTGTAAGCGGCTACCACCTTAACAAACCAAGAGAATCGTTTACCGGTGATATCTTTTATACACTCAATCCGCGGGTAACCGTAAATGCGGGTGGTTCTATCCCCTTCGCAGATAATACCCGCAATATTTATATCAGTACATTATTCAGCCGGCAGGCCGGTGCTACCAATGTGGTGGCCGGTGGCGCCGTTGGGTTCAATATGAACGAGGATGAAGACAACCCTACCAGCTTTTATGCAGGTTTATGGACGCGCTTCAACAACGTGAACGACGCGCTGATCCCTTACGTGGGCCTGGAGTTTAGCGGGTTCAGGCTGGGTGCTTCGTATGATGTTAACGTTTCGAGCCTGAAAGCGGCCTCTCAAAGCCGTGGCGGCATTGAAATATCACTCATCTTTATAAAACGTCCGCCGGGTTATAAAGGCATTCCTTGTCCGCACTTCTAG
- the upp gene encoding uracil phosphoribosyltransferase, with the protein MVINLSDKCSLICDWISEIRDVQIQSDRMRFRRNLERIGEIAAYEISRTLVYEEKEVQTPLGIAPSKVMKEQPVLATILRAGLPLHQGLLNYFDKADNAFISAYRKHNLDGSFEISLDYISCPELENRVVIISDPMLATGSSLVKTIQYLREEGHPREIHVVAAIACSVGIEYVRRSEPQVKIWCGDIDEELTAKGYIVPGLGDAGDLAFGTKVQM; encoded by the coding sequence ATGGTTATTAACCTCAGTGATAAATGTTCCCTGATTTGCGACTGGATCAGCGAGATCCGGGATGTTCAAATTCAGTCGGACCGCATGCGTTTCCGCCGTAACCTGGAACGTATTGGTGAAATAGCCGCTTACGAGATCAGCCGCACGCTGGTATATGAAGAAAAGGAAGTACAAACGCCGCTGGGCATCGCCCCCTCCAAAGTAATGAAAGAACAGCCGGTACTGGCCACTATTCTGCGGGCCGGACTGCCGCTGCACCAGGGTTTGCTGAACTACTTCGACAAAGCCGACAACGCATTTATTTCGGCTTACCGCAAACACAATCTGGATGGCAGCTTCGAGATCAGCCTGGACTATATTTCCTGTCCCGAACTCGAAAACCGGGTGGTGATCATTTCAGACCCGATGCTGGCAACCGGTTCTTCCCTGGTTAAAACCATCCAATACCTGCGCGAAGAAGGACACCCGCGCGAGATACACGTAGTAGCCGCCATTGCCTGCAGTGTGGGAATTGAATATGTGCGGCGCAGTGAGCCCCAGGTGAAGATCTGGTGCGGCGACATTGACGAAGAACTGACCGCCAAAGGTTACATTGTTCCCGGATTAGGAGACGCCGGCGATCTGGCATTCGGGACCAAGGTGCAGATGTAA